Below is a window of Electrophorus electricus isolate fEleEle1 chromosome 12, fEleEle1.pri, whole genome shotgun sequence DNA.
TCTAAACCAGTCAGACAGATATTGATGAGAGCAGAGCATAAAACCTGAGAATGCATAACCACTAGTTAACTGCAAATTCATTTAACCAACAAAAGAAATGGTAAACATTTTCTAACTGTGTTCACAGTCAGGAATGACACATTGCTCTGATAAATGATGGATTTCACATGAAATGTTCCTTCAAAGCGGCCTAGTTAGTTTTTGTCCAACAGAGGGCGCGGTAGTTCTGAGGAGCCAAGGAGCCTCCTGCATTTGTCACTTGCGTGTCCATTTGACATCAGATTAAAGATTGAAACAGGACTGCTTGCTGATACTAAAGTTTCCTACATACCCAATATTTGGTTACCTATTCTTGCTGAATTAAAGTTTCTTGCTGTAGCTGAAGGGCTCTGTAGACATTTGATTCCCTCTGCACAAGCTTTAAAAGTGTAAACTACTGTATTACTGCTCTCATGGTTTTTCAGTTTCTTGGAAATGTAACCAAAGCTGATACAAAGACTGTTAACAGGCACCGTTGTTACTGTGTATATAGACctattgttttcctttaattttgcTACGTTTACTTTTGCTTTAAGTTAAGAATAATGAATGTCATTAAGCATAAAAAGACATAAAGAGGATTATCTTCCGTCTATGTGGCTAGCTGCTAAAATAAGTCCGTGGTTTGTTTGAACgtttatttttactgttgtttttaggTCCATAAACTAACTCCCTAACCAGTGTCTCAGTGTTTTAGATTatcttgggggggaaaaatagagaaaaagatTGGCAACATGGACAAATGCATTCAATATCTTATATTGTATGCCTACCTGTACATGTAATCATCTTGTTAATTTACTTTGAGCTCCAATTCATCTTTTATCATGCCAGTATTTTTAGACCACACTTTTTGatactgaacattttattttgagatACAAAACttacattccaaaaaaaattatctgcatcaacatttttatttttagaacttGCATTAAAACTACCATGTACTGTATGTCATAACTGACTTGTAACAATCATAGATAATATATTTAAGTCATTGTATGTATTAACTTTGTGTCTTTTGAGGGGTTTGATTTTtccttattaaaaacattatattcGGTGAACCGACACATGTCTACGAAGTATTTATGCGCATATTttagttagctagatagctagctaataagttagctaacgctagttagtTGTCAAAATTGAATCCGGTATAGTCATCACAATAACGCTACATTGAACTGGATTTAGTTATTAAAATTACACACTGTATACAGTAAAGTTTATTATTTGATTCAGTTGTTGCTTGTGCTGCAAGGTGAATCTATGCAGAGCTGTCGCTCGGTGAAATCTGCGTTTCTTAAACGCACCCTTACTTGAATTTCCCCGGTGTTTACAACTGGTCACATGCTCGCTCTTCGACGAACAGCCTTTTTAAAGGGAATTCTTGGAATAGTGGTTTGTCCGGCTGAACAAATTATGGGATGCAGTTCATATTTTCTTTGAGATCTCATTGAATGGATTTAGTTGGAAACTAAGGAATTAACTACCAAGGTATTCGACGATTTTCTTCATTCTCCAGCTGGTTTGTTAACCTaagatagctaacgctagctagttgCTCACGAACGGCTTGTTACTATAATAAGCTTGCTGTGTATTCGGTCGCTAGCTATAGCTACAGCAGTAGAaacgctaactagctagccagctataCTAACTAAACATTACCTGCTAAATTAAGGCATAGCATTGACCATGAATAGTTTGTGGAGTGTTAGTAGGCATGTATTTTAAGCTAGCTagctcattattattattattattattattattattattattattattattattattattgctcgGTTAGCTAACTAGACGAACACCTACGCGTACCGTGCCAGCCAGCTAACTAATGTTATTATTCTACCTAATATTAGCTGGTTAGTAATGAGACCAGTAGCTAACTATCTTGTTGTTAGCCTATCGGGACATCAatcttaaacaatgaaaaaaaaaggttccatGTTTCACCAATATTTTTATAATGCTACACTTCCGTTAGGTAAACTGtctggttagctagctaacataggTCGCTTCATTtagtttgaaaagaaaaaaaacaactgtgttTTAGATAATTTACTTCAAAATTTCATTTCGGTTTCCCCCTTTTAAATACACTTCTAAAATAATGTGTAGTCAGTTGGGTTTGTATAATTGTGATATATATTGTCGCAATGTTTCATTGTAGGGCCAGGTCTACAAGGTTTGAGCCTGACAGCTTTAACACGACAACTTGTGattacttagctagctagctagtcaccTGACTGCTGTTTCTCAAGTTGCAGGTCTACGCTATTTACTATTCTGGCTCATTATTTTTGAAACCTTTCAAAAAACGTTAGATGACGCATTTAAGTTGTGCCTGTTCCTGTTTTATAGCTAGTATTACAGTTCAGAGAAGACAATCGTAAAATGAGTGGCATGGCTGTTCTAAtccagtgtatttttttttttttttttaaactttcctTTCTTCCGATTAAGATTTGAGAACTCAAGGTCTTCGCCCTTTACTGGAGTGTGCCCTGCTGGAATTGTGTAAACCAAACTCTGTCTCAGACAGGGGAAATGTCAAGTACAGCCATGAAGAAAAAGGTGAATTTTATAAATGTGCTCTCATGTTCTTTAATAGTGACTGTTTCCGTAACCATTTTTACTGTGAATAGCTGCATTACATTTCCGTCGCAGACCACTTGAATCAAGGCATGTTTTAGGTAAGTTAATGGTATGTATTATTTAAGATAAGGCCACGGCAAACACAAGAACAAGGAAAATATTAACCAACAGTTCTGAAATGTGTTCATGCCgctaccaaacaaacaaataacatgcCTTTCcgtgtaaaaaaataaattaaataaattaaaaaaaaaactaaacatagATATTTACCATTGTTTGATCTTAAGGTTGTATTTCAGAAACATTCAGTACTTGTAATTCACAGAATTCCATgcttatttatgtttgtgtgtcttctTTCTGAAAATTAGATACGTTAGCTTCAGGGGTTTCTAGTTCTGCTTGTACCCTGTTACGATGCTGTTGGAGCTCATCTGAGTGGTGCATTTGTGAAACTGCATTCATCATATTTTTGATGCTTTGTAGGTGCTGCTGATGGGAAAGAGTGGGTCGGGGAAGACCAGCATGAGGTCAATCATTTTTGCCAATTATATTGCCAGAGACACTCGCCGACTGGGAGCCACAAGTAAGATGTTTCAGCACCTACCAAATGAATGATTTCATAGTCTGCCTTCTTGGCTTTTCATTGTTCCACCTGAGTCCTTATTGAACGTTCAATTTAAGAATAACTTGTggaaaaatggggggggggggggatcagtcTTGTGACATTGCGGTTATTAATCTCAACAACCTGTTTGTGCCCTTCTTAAAAGGAACCAAGAAGTCCATGCTCAAAGAAATAGGCCCCAAATGcacaatgtgatttttaaaaaagtaccAAAAGCACCATAACCCATTTAATCCTCATCACTTTTTCATTTAATAGTGTTTTTAATTTGGTCTGGATCAAATAATGGGTTAGAAATGCTATTTGTAGCTCAATGAACTGTTTTAACTGTTTAtcgggggggttgtttgtttgttttgtctccaCTTCTGCATAAATTCAGAAATTGTGTTATTTTGGTGGCATATTGATGTTATACCAAAAACATAAGTAGTATTGTACATCATGGTGTTACAGTAGGTGTAAGTCTGTCATATTTGCATGTTGTTGGCATACCATTGGTTTCTTTTGTCATGTCTCATGCCTTGTAGAGTGAGAACAGAAACAGGTGTTTGCGATCCAGCTTGGTTTCACTTggttattttttgcatgtggTTTCAGTTTTGTGGCAGGTTCAGATCCAACACTAAGGCCCTTAGTTTTTCATTTGGCTAAATGTCAAATCAACTGTCAACCAAAGCAGAAATAGCTTAACAACTATGTGTTCCTTTCAGTTGACGTGGAGCATTCCCATGTGCGTTTCCTTGGCAATCTGGTACTGAACCTGTGGGACTGTGGAGGGTAAGCATAGCCTCCAAATCACTGTACTACATTTGGACTACTTCCAAGGTTTTATACTACTACTTTACAAAGTCTGTGGAGTGTTAAGGCCTCGCTGATTCTGCAGTTGATATGTTGATAATCACGTGCTGTGGACATATTAAAAAAAGGCCCAGTGCTGAAGCACCTCTCTAAATTAGTCGACCCCCCAGTATGTAGCTGTAAAATTTCATGTAaggtattgtttttatttatttgcctctTTAGACAGGACACCTTCATGGAGAACTATTTCACCAGTCAGAGAGATAATATCTTTCGCAACGTGGAGGTGCTGATCTATGTGTTTGATGTGGAGAGCCGAGAATTGGAGAAAGACATGCATTACTACCAGTCCTGTTTGGAAGCTATCCTTCAGAATTCACCTGATGCCAAGGTGTTCTGTCTAGTTCACAAAATGGACCTAGTTCAGGAAGATCAAAGAGATCTGGTAAGAATATTGGTCAGACTGTCAAATTGTGCATGCATCCTTGATGATTGCTCAGACATGCTCATCCGTTGCTGTAGATCTTTAAAGAGCGTGAGGAGGACCTGAAAAGACTGTCTCGCCCTCTTGCGTGCACCTGTTTCAGAACTTCTATTTGGGATGAGACACTTTATAAGGTATGTATGTACTCCTTTTGGTATTTACAATGAATTAGTTGTGTGAATTAGGCTTCTTCAAGTAAATGTGCTTATTTAGTAGTAGAATACAGAGGATCAAAACTTCCATTACAAGCACAAAAGCAGTTTGACACATATAATGGCCTGGGTGTCAGCAATGGTCTCTGAGTTCTAATAAGTAAGTATTGTTTTATGGCCCAGTTTCTTGAAAATGGTTTAAGCATTTAAATAACCTTTGAAAAATATTCTTACTTTAGTCTCGTTTTGCGGAAACTGGCATTAACATCACTTATTACTAAACTTGACTAAGCATCACGTATTACTTAGTAGTGCTTAAAAATCTTTAATACTATATAAAGAGtaaaaaatgttgcattttatttagCCATCTGTTTCATCACCCCAGTGCAAAGACATGCAGAGTTTGATGCATCAGTGAGCTTGCACTCATTTTAAGAAAGCATATTAACAGTATTGCAGTATTATTGCTTGTACCTTGTAAAGTTGTAACTGGCTATGATGGTGAGTGCTGCTATAAGTGAGATGGCAGCCTTTCATAACTGATTGAGATTTGCCTGTATGAAAGTTATGAAATTATCCATTTACCCATGCTTTGTACATGTGCAGTCAGAGTGAATAGCCAATTAGAAATTATGGTTACTATTTTGTTGCCTCAGCATAAGATCCACTGTGTGGATAATATGACCTAATCTgagttttttttccaagaactccctggtatcattGTCTGGAGCTGCTCATAGTGCTGACATAACAGTGGACAACTTTGGAGTTATTGTTCTTTGCTCATGCTTCAAACCTGACACGAtcatttctcctttgtaacatacaaaagattgtaacatacaaagctctttctctcacatgaAGCTACCTAGATTCTTGTATAATCTCTTTTAATCTCAGATTTTAACTACTGCAGGTCACTACTTGCTAGTGTTCCTCTGCAGgtcatcagacctctacaactgatCCAGAACACAGAAGAATGACTAACCTTCAAAGTGTGAaattcacacgtcactccactgctgtgttcccttcactggcttaTTTTGCCTTTCTTTTAGGTAGCAGCATTTATTCTTGTATATTAGCAGTATTCTGGGTCAACAGTATCTTtgactctgacctactgtactaggtATGAGTAtatgacaaagcagttttgaATTTCACTCTGGAttagagtgtctgccaaattc
It encodes the following:
- the rraga gene encoding ras-related GTP-binding protein A, with product MSSTAMKKKVLLMGKSGSGKTSMRSIIFANYIARDTRRLGATIDVEHSHVRFLGNLVLNLWDCGGQDTFMENYFTSQRDNIFRNVEVLIYVFDVESRELEKDMHYYQSCLEAILQNSPDAKVFCLVHKMDLVQEDQRDLIFKEREEDLKRLSRPLACTCFRTSIWDETLYKAWSSIVYQLIPNVQQLESNLRNFAQIIEADEVLLFERATFLVISHYQCKEQRDAHRFEKISNIIKQFKLSCSKLAASFQSMEVRNSNFAAFIDVFTSNTYVMVIMSDPSIPSAATLINIRNARKHFEKLERVDGPKHSLHMRMR